Proteins from one Lolium rigidum isolate FL_2022 unplaced genomic scaffold, APGP_CSIRO_Lrig_0.1 contig_67342_1, whole genome shotgun sequence genomic window:
- the LOC124682073 gene encoding guanylate kinase 2, chloroplastic/mitochondrial-like, which produces MLLSRRFSSALARSPFLARCPLPPRPPPTSRTLPRRLMSSSSSGWHHSSHPPPPPPPPPRSFSDKDQLFRGLEAALGTTFTADPLAPPPDPMILVISGPSGVGKDAVIKRLQEEREEIHFVVTATSRAIRPGEVDGKDYHFVTKEEFLTMIERQELLEYALVYGEYKGIPKQQIRDYMAKGHDIVLRVDIQGAATLKHILGESAIFIFLVAESEEALVKRLIHRKTETPDMLLVRIATAREEVRRMKHFDYVVVNAEGKLEDAVKQVESIIDAEKAKVHRRSVKI; this is translated from the exons ATGCTTCTCTCCCGGAGGTTCTCCTCCGCCCTCGCCCGCTCCCCCTTCCTCGCGAGGTGCCCCCTTCCACCACGGCCTCCTCCGACCTCCCGCACCCTGCCACGCCGCCtcatgtcctcctcgtcgtccgggTGGCACCACTCTTCccatcccccgccgccgccccctccgccgccgcggtcCTTCTCCGACAAG GACCAGCTGTTCCGGGGGCTGGAGGCGGCGCTGGGCACGACGTTCACCGCCGACCCTCTGGCGCCTCCCCCGGACCCGATGATCCTCGTCATCAGTGGCCCCAGCGGCGTCGGCAAGGATGCCGTCATCAAG AGGCTGCAAGAGGAGAGGGAGGAGATCCACTTTGTCGTCACCGCGACGAGCAGGGCGATTCGGCCGGGTGAGGTTGACGGGAAGGACTATCACTTCGTCACCAAAGAGGAATTCCTCACCATGATTGAGAGGCAGGAGTTGCTTGAGTATGCGCTCGTTTACGGGGAGTACAAGGGGATCCCCAAGCAGCAG ATCCGTGATTACatggccaaaggacatgacattgTCTTGAGAGTGGACATTCAAGGAGCAGCAACTTTGAAACACATACTCGGCGAGTCTGCGATTTTCATCTTTCTAGTTGCAGAGAGCGAAGAGGCGCTTGTCAAAAGGCTAATTCACCGTAAAACAGAAACACCAGATATGCTTCTTGTTAGAATTGCAACAGCCAGAGAAGAGGTGAGGCGGATGAAACATTTTGACTACGTAGTTGTCAATGCTGAAGGCAAGCTTGAGGATGCTGTTAAACAGGTGGAGTCTATCATTGATGCTGAGAAGGCAAAAGTTCACAGGCGTAGTGTCAAAATCTAG